In the genome of Amia ocellicauda isolate fAmiCal2 chromosome 3, fAmiCal2.hap1, whole genome shotgun sequence, one region contains:
- the LOC136747286 gene encoding protachykinin, translating into MESLKVLIVMVVLFAQVYCEEDSPPAEEREYWSSENWQEEPAENSLAHRVAELIKRSKSHQFYGLMGRRSGAPQTVPLGRKRHKGEMFVGLMGRRSSSGELQEEWDRPQYERRRK; encoded by the exons ATGGAGAGTTTGAAAGTCTTGATTGTAATGGTCGTCCTCTTCGCACAAGTGTATTGCGAGGAAGACTCTCCTCCAGCCGAGGAACGGGAGTACTGGTCTTCAGAGAATTGGCAG GAGGAGCCTGCGGAGAACAGCCTGGCGCACCGGGTGGCGGAGCTCATAAAGAGATCCAAATCGCACCAGTTCTACGGGCTGATGGGGAGACGCTCAG GTGCTCCACAGACTGTACCACTGGGCCGTAAAA GACACAAGGGAGAAATGTTCGTAGGTCTCATGGGCAGGAGATCTTCTAGTGGAG AATTGCAGGAAGAATGGGACAGACCTCAGTACGAAAGAAGACGCAAATAG